One Acidimicrobiales bacterium DNA segment encodes these proteins:
- a CDS encoding methyltransferase domain-containing protein: MGTEGVHGTATAFSEAADVYEQARPGYPPEVLAWLGEHAGIGPGVRVLDLAAGTGKLTRGLVALRAAVVAVEPVAGMRRALAAAVAGTPVVAGVAQAIPLGTGTVDACTVAQAFHWFATESAVAELHRVLRPGGALAVVWNRRELSDPLQADLQRLMAPLRGDAPSLESGLWRAALEGPGGGARFTPDAHFTVDWRQPIDVDGVADRVASVSFVASLAEPERAGILEQARAAARSRPAPLALPYTAEATCYRRRD; this comes from the coding sequence ATGGGCACCGAGGGTGTGCACGGCACGGCGACGGCCTTCTCGGAAGCCGCCGACGTCTACGAGCAGGCCCGACCGGGCTACCCGCCCGAGGTCCTGGCGTGGCTCGGCGAGCACGCGGGCATCGGCCCGGGCGTCCGCGTCCTCGACCTCGCCGCCGGGACGGGCAAGCTGACACGGGGGCTGGTCGCCCTCCGGGCGGCGGTGGTGGCCGTCGAGCCCGTGGCCGGGATGCGCCGGGCCCTGGCCGCAGCGGTCGCGGGCACGCCCGTGGTGGCCGGCGTGGCCCAGGCCATCCCCTTGGGCACGGGAACCGTCGACGCCTGCACCGTCGCGCAGGCGTTCCACTGGTTCGCCACCGAGTCGGCCGTGGCCGAGCTGCACCGCGTGCTGCGCCCCGGGGGCGCCCTGGCCGTGGTGTGGAACCGCCGGGAGCTGTCCGACCCGCTGCAGGCGGACCTCCAGCGGCTGATGGCGCCCCTGCGCGGCGATGCGCCGTCGTTGGAGTCCGGACTGTGGCGCGCTGCGCTCGAGGGCCCGGGCGGCGGGGCGCGCTTCACGCCCGACGCGCATTTCACGGTCGACTGGCGCCAGCCGATCGACGTCGACGGCGTGGCCGACCGGGTGGCCTCGGTCAGCTTCGTGGCCTCCTTGGCCGAGCCCGAGCGCGCCGGAATCCTGGAGCAGGCGCGCGCCGCGGCCCGCTCGCGCCCCGCCCCCCTCGCCCTGCCCTACACGGCCGAGGCCACCTGTTACCGCCGCAGGGACTGA
- a CDS encoding acyltransferase, with amino-acid sequence MPSPRQVPPWARRLAAATIDTAWTWVCDLGAIGPDHPRARRFGAFGEGSLIAFPPGAIFNEQWIRIGSRTMIGPHVSLSAGMAPGQEMVSDPVVSIGDRTLIGRGSHIVGHFCIEIGDDIQTGPYVYITDQNHVYSDPDVPIGAQWPVEASVRIGSGSWLGTGVVVLPGSTIGRNVAVGAGSVVTGDLPDHCVAVGSPAKVVKRYSPGEGWRAVGQKLAGSRGLTAPKKKKIATSEAAPPTT; translated from the coding sequence GTGCCGTCGCCCCGCCAGGTCCCGCCCTGGGCACGCCGCCTGGCGGCGGCCACCATCGACACCGCCTGGACGTGGGTCTGCGACCTCGGCGCCATCGGCCCCGACCACCCCCGGGCCCGCCGCTTCGGGGCCTTCGGCGAGGGGAGCCTGATCGCCTTCCCGCCGGGCGCCATCTTCAACGAGCAATGGATCCGCATCGGGAGCCGCACGATGATCGGGCCCCACGTGTCGCTGTCGGCGGGGATGGCGCCGGGGCAGGAGATGGTCAGCGACCCGGTCGTGTCGATCGGCGACCGCACGCTCATCGGCCGGGGGAGCCACATCGTCGGCCACTTCTGCATCGAGATCGGCGACGACATCCAGACGGGGCCCTACGTGTACATCACGGACCAGAACCACGTCTACAGCGACCCCGACGTGCCCATCGGCGCGCAGTGGCCCGTCGAGGCGAGCGTGCGTATCGGGTCGGGGAGTTGGCTGGGGACGGGCGTGGTCGTGCTGCCGGGCAGCACGATCGGCCGCAACGTCGCCGTCGGGGCGGGATCGGTCGTGACCGGGGACCTGCCCGACCACTGCGTGGCCGTGGGGTCGCCGGCGAAGGTGGTCAAGCGCTACTCGCCGGGCGAGGGATGGCGCGCCGTCGGTCAGAAGCTCGCCGGCAGCAGGGGGCTCACGGCGCCGAAGAAGAAGAAGATCGCCACCAGCGAGGCCGCGCCGCCCACGACGTAG
- a CDS encoding class E sortase, with protein MRPGLVTGVLGRILLGAGVVILLFVAYQLWGTGLAESHSQAALRRRFDTLLHHGAPPGATSTTTSRPTPTPTPSSTTSTTGEQPTVGATTAAPGDGSPVGVIRIPRISLDKVIVQGTSTTDLQQGPGHYAGTPLPGEAGNAAVAGHRTTYGAPFYNLDQLVPGDTIDVTTVQGTFTYVVHSSEVVSPDDVSVVANTDIPELTLTTCNPRFSDTQRLIVHAYLTTPPAPALAPPSTGGRRGTRGSVGGLGGDQGDWVPALWLGLLSAVVVGAVLSVARRRRRRAQRWAVYVVGGAASLVAIFFFFGAVSPLLPASF; from the coding sequence GTGCGACCGGGACTCGTCACCGGCGTACTGGGCCGAATCCTCCTCGGCGCCGGCGTCGTCATCCTGCTCTTCGTGGCGTACCAGCTGTGGGGGACGGGCCTGGCGGAGTCCCACAGCCAGGCGGCCCTGCGCCGGCGCTTCGACACGCTGCTGCACCACGGCGCGCCTCCCGGCGCCACCTCCACGACCACGTCCCGGCCGACGCCGACGCCGACGCCCTCGTCCACCACGTCGACCACCGGCGAGCAGCCGACGGTGGGCGCCACGACGGCCGCGCCGGGCGACGGAAGCCCGGTCGGCGTCATCCGCATCCCCAGGATCAGCCTCGACAAGGTGATCGTGCAGGGGACCTCCACGACCGACCTGCAACAGGGGCCGGGGCACTACGCGGGGACCCCGCTGCCCGGGGAGGCGGGCAACGCCGCGGTCGCCGGGCACCGCACGACCTACGGCGCGCCCTTCTACAACCTCGACCAACTCGTGCCCGGCGACACCATCGACGTCACCACGGTGCAGGGGACGTTCACCTACGTCGTGCACAGCAGTGAGGTCGTGAGCCCCGACGACGTGTCGGTGGTGGCGAACACCGACATCCCGGAGCTCACCCTGACCACCTGCAACCCGCGCTTCAGCGACACGCAGCGCCTGATCGTCCACGCCTATCTGACGACGCCCCCGGCGCCGGCGCTGGCACCGCCGTCGACGGGAGGGCGGCGGGGCACGCGCGGCTCGGTCGGCGGGCTCGGCGGCGACCAGGGCGACTGGGTCCCCGCGCTGTGGCTGGGCCTGCTGAGCGCCGTCGTGGTGGGCGCCGTGCTGTCGGTGGCGCGCCGGCGGCGGCGGCGGGCGCAGCGGTGGGCCGTCTACGTCGTGGGCGGCGCGGCCTCGCTGGTGGCGATCTTCTTCTTCTTCGGCGCCGTGAGCCCCCTGCTGCCGGCGAGCTTCTGA
- a CDS encoding DUF4012 domain-containing protein, translating to MSDTPEPPGTPGPERAPGVGPPTAPAEVDGTRRRRRRRRVVWGVVVVVVLWLAASAAVLAVGLLHARSGMADVEQAKSRLSASDVVSRSAAAPLRAAGRQFDSAGGLLHSPVLAPFDIVPVLGRQLRSVQDLAAAAGKVAQIGVTAITRAHEVLHSPHTSGPDRVAALRALAGLATTTDRELARIDTGPGHALLPPLSSKHDTFVRDLADVRTRLQHASGVAATLAGILHGPQTYLLVMANNAEMRAGSGDFLEVGTLTTADGRFHLSDLQPTVAIPVAPGKVTASGDLEARWGWLRPGVDWRNLGFTPQFDVNGPMAARMWEAETGQHVDGVLTVDVEALRQFLEVTGPVTLPDGAVVGADNVVPLLTHDQYAGLTDQQTNQQALAEAGREERLGALAKAALDALQNESLDLRSLSDAMAAATQGRHLLAWSAASSAEAAWQQGGVAGTLTSDSMMAAVINRGGNKLDQYMSVKAGLDLTAHGGRTDGTLTVDVTNHTPPGQSQFIAGPYPGLGTVYGEYVGILAVNVPGYASVPHIDGNPTLDALGAEGPTWVIATPVDVKAGEAQRFVVRFVLPQASGRITVLPSARLTPETWHYRSTTTTDAARFTVSW from the coding sequence GTGAGCGACACCCCCGAGCCGCCCGGGACGCCCGGGCCGGAGCGGGCGCCCGGGGTGGGCCCGCCCACCGCGCCGGCCGAGGTCGACGGCACGCGCCGGCGCCGCCGGCGCCGGCGCGTGGTGTGGGGCGTCGTCGTCGTGGTCGTGCTGTGGCTGGCGGCATCGGCGGCTGTCCTGGCCGTCGGGCTGCTGCACGCCCGCAGCGGCATGGCCGACGTCGAGCAGGCGAAGAGCCGTCTGTCGGCGTCCGACGTCGTGTCGCGCTCGGCCGCGGCGCCGTTGCGCGCCGCCGGTCGGCAGTTCGATTCGGCCGGCGGCCTGCTGCACTCCCCGGTCCTGGCGCCGTTCGACATCGTGCCGGTGCTCGGCCGCCAGCTGCGCTCGGTCCAGGACCTGGCGGCGGCGGCCGGCAAGGTGGCACAGATCGGCGTCACCGCCATCACCCGGGCGCACGAGGTGCTGCACTCGCCGCACACGAGCGGGCCCGACCGGGTCGCCGCCCTGCGCGCGCTGGCGGGGTTGGCGACGACCACGGACCGGGAGCTCGCCCGGATCGACACGGGGCCGGGGCACGCGCTGCTCCCTCCGCTGTCGTCCAAGCACGACACCTTCGTCCGCGACCTCGCCGACGTCCGCACCCGGCTCCAGCACGCGTCGGGGGTGGCGGCCACGCTGGCGGGGATCCTCCACGGGCCCCAGACCTACCTCCTGGTGATGGCCAACAACGCCGAGATGCGGGCCGGGTCGGGGGACTTCCTCGAGGTCGGCACCCTCACCACCGCCGACGGCCGGTTCCACCTGTCGGACCTCCAGCCCACGGTGGCCATCCCCGTGGCCCCCGGCAAGGTGACCGCCTCCGGGGACCTCGAGGCCCGCTGGGGATGGCTGCGCCCGGGGGTCGACTGGCGGAACCTCGGCTTCACCCCCCAGTTCGACGTCAACGGCCCCATGGCGGCTCGGATGTGGGAGGCCGAGACGGGCCAGCATGTCGACGGCGTCCTGACCGTCGACGTCGAGGCGCTGCGCCAATTCCTCGAGGTGACCGGACCGGTCACCCTGCCCGACGGCGCCGTGGTGGGCGCCGACAACGTCGTGCCGCTGCTGACCCACGACCAGTACGCCGGGCTGACCGACCAGCAGACGAACCAGCAGGCCCTGGCCGAGGCCGGGCGCGAGGAGCGGCTGGGCGCCCTGGCCAAGGCCGCCCTCGACGCCCTCCAGAACGAATCGCTCGACCTGAGATCCCTCTCCGACGCCATGGCCGCCGCCACCCAGGGCCGCCACCTCCTGGCCTGGTCGGCCGCGTCGTCGGCCGAAGCAGCCTGGCAACAGGGCGGGGTGGCCGGCACGCTCACGTCGGACTCGATGATGGCGGCCGTCATCAACCGCGGCGGCAACAAGCTCGACCAGTACATGTCGGTGAAGGCCGGCCTCGACCTGACGGCGCACGGGGGGCGGACCGACGGGACGCTGACCGTCGACGTCACCAACCACACCCCTCCGGGCCAGTCCCAGTTCATCGCTGGGCCCTATCCGGGCCTGGGCACGGTCTACGGCGAGTACGTCGGGATCCTGGCCGTGAACGTCCCCGGGTACGCGTCCGTCCCCCACATCGACGGCAACCCCACCCTCGACGCCCTGGGCGCCGAGGGCCCGACCTGGGTCATCGCCACCCCGGTGGACGTCAAGGCGGGGGAGGCGCAGCGGTTCGTCGTCCGGTTCGTCCTGCCCCAGGCCTCGGGAAGGATCACCGTGCTCCCGAGCGCCCGGCTCACGCCCGAGACCTGGCACTACCGCAGCACCACCACGACCGACGCGGCGCGGTTCACGGTGTCCTGGTGA